The following proteins are co-located in the Phocoena phocoena chromosome 1, mPhoPho1.1, whole genome shotgun sequence genome:
- the LOC136131493 gene encoding olfactory receptor 10K2 has product MEWVNETLVREFVFLGFSSLAGLQRLLFVVFLLVYMFTLGTNAVIISTIVLDRALHTPMYFFLAGLSCSETCYTFVIVPKMLVDLLAQKKTISFLGCSIQMFSFLFLGCSHSFLLAAMGYDRYVAICNPLWYTVIMGHGMCVGLVAVAYLCGFTIAEIITSLVFHLPFHSSNQLHHFFCDISPVLKVASHHTHFSQFVIIMLCALVLVIPLLLILVSYIHIISAILQFPSTLGRYKAFSTCASHLIIVIVHYDCASFIYLRPKSNYSSSQDALISVSYTILTPLFNPMVYSLRNKEFKSALQRVVGRTISLP; this is encoded by the coding sequence ATGGAGTGGGTCAATGAGACCTTGGTGAGAGAGTTTGTCTTCCTCGGCTTCTCATCTCTGGCTGGGCTGCAGCGGCTGCTCTTCGTTGTCTTCCTGCTCGTCTACATGTTCACCCTGGGCACGAATGCTGTCATCATTTCCACCATTGTGCTGGACAGAGCCCTCCACACCCCTATGTACTTCTTCCTTGCTGGACTCTCCTGCTCTGAGACTTGCTACACCTTCGTCATTGTACCCAAGATGCTGGTTGACCTGCTAGCACAGAAGAAGACCATCTCCTTCTTGGGCTGTTCTATCCAgatgttttccttcctcttcctagGTTGCTCGCACTCCTTCCTGCTGGCAGCCATGGGTTATGATCGCTATGTGGCCATCTGTAACCCTCTGTGGTACACAGTGATCATGGGACATGGGATGTGTGTGGGACTTGTGGCTGTTGCCTATCTCTGTGGTTTCACTATTGCAGAGATCATCACATCCTTGGTATTTCACCTGCCCTTTCACTCCTCCAACCAACTACACCATTTCTTCTGTGACATTTCTCCTGTTCTCAAGGTAGCATCCCACCATACCCACTTTAGTCAGTTTGTTATTATCATGCTCTGTGCATTGGTCCTGGTTATCCCCCTGTTATTGATTTTGGTATCCTATATTCACATCATCTCTGCTATACTCCAGTTTCCTTCCACATTAGGCAGGTACAAAGCTTTTTCCACCTGTGCTTCTCACCTCATTATTGTTATTGTCCATTATGACTGTGCCTCCTTTATCTACTTAAGGCCTAAGTCCAACTACTCCTCAAGCCAGGATGCTCTCATATCAGTATCCTACACTATCCTAACTCCATTGTTCAATCCTATGGTTTACAGCTTGAGAAATAAAGAGTTCAAATCAGCTCTTCAAAGAGTTGTGGGAAGAACAATTTCTCTGCCATGA
- the LOC136136985 gene encoding LOW QUALITY PROTEIN: olfactory receptor 10R2-like (The sequence of the model RefSeq protein was modified relative to this genomic sequence to represent the inferred CDS: inserted 1 base in 1 codon; substituted 2 bases at 2 genomic stop codons), which yields MHLLPFSLQVLAENLTMVTEFLLLCFSSLGEIQLVLFAVFLFLYLVILSGNVTIVSVILLDKSLHTPMYFFFSILSTSETFYTFVILPKMFINLLSVAKTTSFTCCAIQMFFFLGFAITYCLLLGVMGYDHYAAICQPLHYPILMSXQVCGKLEATCGIGGFLASLTVVYLVFSLPFCSANKVNHYFCDISPVIRLACTNTDVHEFVIFICGVLVLVVPVLFICVSYICIQRTILKSPSAXSLSTCASHLTVVIIHCGFASYIYLRPIANYVSKKDRLVMVTYTFVTPLLNPMVYRLRNKDVQVAVRKVLGKKXSLKLFN from the exons ATGCATTTACTTCCCTTTTCTTTGCAGGTCTTGGCAGAAAACCTCACCATGGTCACTGAGTTCCTGTTGCTGTGTTTTTCAAGCCTTGGTGAAATTCAGCTTGTCCTTTttgcagttttcctttttctgtaccTAGTCATTCTCAGTGGCAATGTCACTATTGTTAGTGTCATCCTCCTAGATAAAAGCCTCCACACACCAATGTACTTCTTCTTCAGCATTCTCTCAACATCAGAGACCTTCTACACCTTTGTCATCTTACCCAAGATGTTCATCAATCTCCTTTCTGTGGCCAAGACAACCTCCTTTACGTGTTGTGCCATCCAAATGTTCTTCTTCCTTGGTTTTGCTATTACCTACTGCCTGCTATTGGGAGTGATGGGCTATGATCATTATGCTGCCATTTGTCAACCTCTGCATTACCCTATCCTTATGAGTTGACAGGTGTGTGGAAAATTGGAAGCCACCTGTGGGATTGGTGGGTTCTTGGCCTCACTAACAGTAGTGTATTTAGTTTTCAGCCTTCCTTTCTGTAGTGCTAACAAAGTCAACCATTATTTCTGTGACATCTCACCAGTCATTCGTCTGGCTTGCACAAATACAGATGTTCATGAGTTTGTCATATTCATCTGTGGGGTTCTTGTACTTGTGGTCCCAGTTTTATTCATCTGTGTTTCTTATATCTGCATTCAGAGGACTATCCTGAAGAGTCCCTCTG TAAGCCTTTCCACCTGTGCCTCTCACCTCACTGTTGTTATTATTCACTGTGGTTTTGCTTCCTACATCTACCTGAGACCAATAGCAAACTATGTGTCCAAAAAGGACAGGCTGGTAATGGTGACATACACTTTTGTCACTCCATTATTAAACCCCATGGTATACAGACTCAGAAACAAGGATGTCCAAGTTGCTGTTAGAAAAGTGTTGGGGAAGAAATGATCcctaaaattatttaattga